The Manihot esculenta cultivar AM560-2 chromosome 1, M.esculenta_v8, whole genome shotgun sequence genome has a window encoding:
- the LOC110616248 gene encoding uncharacterized protein At5g01610, translating to MSLAAISTLLVVSFLAASSPAAIADDAQTVYEALAGFNFPIGILPKGVTGYELDSSTGQFHAYLNGSCSFALEGSYQLKYKSSISGYISQNKLTKLSGISVKVLFLWLNIVEVVRNQDELDFSVGIASASFPIDNFYVCPQCGCGLDCNHVRVSNLRTNPFVSST from the coding sequence ATGTCTCTCGCGGCCATTTCCACCCTTCTCGTCGTATCATTTCTCGCTGCGTCATCTCCCGCCGCCATCGCCGACGATGCCCAGACGGTATATGAGGCCCTTGCCGGATTTAACTTCCCAATTGGTATCCTCCCTAAGGGTGTGACAGGCTACGAACTTGACAGTAGCACGGGTCAATTCCATGCCTATTTGAACGGTTCGTGCAGCTTTGCTCTGGAAGGTTCCTATCAGCTGAAATACAAATCCTCAATCAGTGGTTACATAAGCCAAAACAAGCTGACCAAGCTGAGTGGTATAAGCGTGAAGGTGCTGTTCTTGTGGTTGAATATTGTGGAAGTAGTTAGAAACCAAGATGAACTCGATTTTTCCGTTGGGATTGCTTCTGCGAGTTTCCCAATTGATAATTTCTATGTGTGCCCGCAGTGTGGGTGTGGGTTGGATTGCAATCATGTGAGGGTAAGCAATCTTAGAACCAACCCCTTTGTTTCCTCAACTTAG
- the LOC110610742 gene encoding uncharacterized protein LOC110610742: MADNLQHLSLSDEEDQALEVVPLVDTSSFSYDLCFVGMFLTYSRINFNSMRDVLAELWHPLGGVSITDLGAKRFLFRFYTPVDFERVWNGTPWLFNNHLLILHPLQPGEVPLLVPLIYVREWVQIHDLKAGFFSESVARSLANFIGDYLDHDLTRVSTVVSESYVRVRVRMDVRNPLKRRRRLVAPDGTSFFARFAYEHFQVFCFLCGRLGHTDSFCDLLLHHKKESLTPHWGPELKAVQRRYQRPTSSWLRFENLSLHSQTPASGGNSSFQNQLPSQVFLNSFLGALATDGENDFSAGSMETDCNGDKQDAGENDPLYKPDDGKKRQRVVSTGIVSDTMDSRSGSSSLSAEPIERVARQQ; the protein is encoded by the coding sequence ATGGCGGATAATTTACAGCATCTTTCCTTATCTGATGAGGAGGATCAAGCCCTGGAGGTTGTACCCTTGGTGGATACTTCCTCTTTTTCCTATGATCTGTGCTTTGTGGGTATGTTTTTGACATATAGTAGgatcaattttaattcaatGCGGGACGTTCTTGCTGAGCTTTGGCATCCTCTTGGGGGAGTTAGTATTACTGATCTTGGTGCTAAAAGATTTTTGTTTCGGTTCTATACCCCTGTTGATTTTGAACGTGTTTGGAATGGCACTCCTTGGCTTTTCAATAACCATCTCTTGATTTTACACCCTCTTCAACCTGGGGAGGTTCCATTATTGGTTCCGTTAATTTACGTTAGGGAATGGGTTCAGATTCATGACCTCAAAGCGGGATTTTTTTCTGAATCAGTAGCACGTTCCTTGGCTAATTTTATTGGGGATTACCTGGACCATGATTTGACCAGGGTTTCTACTGTTGTATCGGAATCTTATGTTAGGGTTCGTGTCAGGATGGATGTGCGAAATCCTCTGAAAAGGCGTCGTCGACTAGTTGCCCCTGATGGTACCTCTTTCTTTGCCCGTTTTGCATATGAACACTTTCAGGTTTTTTGTTTTCTGTGTGGACGGTTGGGCCATACAGATTCTTTTTGTGACCTTTTGCTACATCATAAGAAGGAGTCTTTGACGCCTCACTGGGGTCCTGAGTTAAAAGCTGTTCAGCGTAGGTACCAACGTCCAACTAGCTCTTGGCTGCGGTTTGAAAATTTGAGTTTACACTCACAGACTCCTGCTTCTGGTGGGAACTCTTCTTTCCAGAACCAGTTGCCTTCACAGGTTTTCCTTAATTCTTTTTTGGGAGCGCTTGCTACGGATGGTGAAAATGATTTTAGTGCTGGTTCTATGGAGACTGATTGTAATGGGGATAAGCAGGATGCAGGAGAGAATGATCCTTTATACAAGCCTGATGATGGTAAGAAGCGTCAACGGGTTGTTTCTACTGGCATTGTTTCTGATACTATGGATTCAAGgtcaggctcttcttctctatcGGCCGAACCCATTGAGCGGGTCGCCCGTCAACAATGA
- the LOC122721824 gene encoding root phototropism protein 3-like, with product MWESESESVVGQDYGTGVLSSSKHGVKTDRFELKGQSWYVATDIPSDLLVQIGVVYFHLHKYPLHSRCGKMNRLIYESRDPDLSKIALDDLPGGAEGFELVAKFCYGIAVDLTATNISGLRCAAEYLEMTEDLEEGNLIFKTEAFLSYVVLSSWRDSILVLKSCEKL from the exons ATGTGGGAGTCTGAGAGTGAATCTGTTGTTGGTCAAGATTATGGTACTGGAGTTCTTAGCTCAAGCAAGCATGGCGTCAAGACCGATCGGTTTGAGCTCAAGGGCCAGTCATG GTATGTTGCAACTGATATTCCAAGTGATCTTTTAGTTCAGATTGGAGTTGTATATTTCCACTTGCATAAG TATCCTCTGCATTCTCGGTGTGGAAAAATGAACAGATTAATATATGAATCACGCGACCCAGACCTGAGTAAAATAGCATTGGATGATCTTCCAGGAGGAGCTGAAGGATTTGAGCTTGTAGCAAAGTTCTGCTATGGAATTGCTGTTGATCTAACAGCAACCAATATCTCTGGCCTTAGATGTGCAGCAGAGTATCTAGAAATGACAGAGGACTTAGAAGAAGGTAATCTCATATTCAAAACTGAAGCTTTTCTTAGTTATGTGGTGTTATCATCATGGAGGGATTCTATATTAGTGTTGAAAAGCTGTGAGAAGCTCTAA
- the LOC110612746 gene encoding uncharacterized protein At5g01610, whose amino-acid sequence MGFHSPSKPISSMAFLCAILLFILSSSIHSVSGTTNLTAYEVLQEYDFPIGLLPKGVTSYELDSSTGKFSVYLNATCTFTIDSYELKYKSTITGVIKKDELSSLSGIQVKVLFLWLSITEVIRDNDELEFSVGIASANFPVSNFYECPTCGCGFDCDDGNFRKIDMDRVVYSS is encoded by the coding sequence ATGGGTTTCCACTCCCCATCAAAACCCATCTCCTCTATGGCCTTCCTCTGCGCAATTCTCCTCTTTATTCTCTCATCGTCAATCCATTCGGTGTCCGGAACCACCAATTTAACAGCCTACGAAGTTCTCCAAGAATACGATTTCCCGATTGGCCTCCTTCCAAAAGGAGTAACAAGCTATGAATTAGACAGCTCAACAGGTAAGTTCTCGGTTTATCTCAACGCAACTTGCACATTCACAATTGATTCTTATGAGCTTAAGTACAAATCTACTATCACGGGTGTGATAAAGAAAGACGAGCTTTCTAGCTTGAGCGGTATCCAAGTTAAGGTCCTGTTTCTCTGGCTGAGTATCACAGAAGTGATCCGCGATAACGATGAGCTTGAATTCTCGGTGGGGATCGCTTCTGCGAATTTTCCGGTGAGTAATTTCTACGAGTGCCCCACTTGTGGATGTGGATTTGATTGTGACGATGGGAATTTCAGAAAGATCGATATGGATCGGGTTGTGTATTCTTCTTGA
- the LOC110612737 gene encoding uncharacterized protein LOC110612737, which yields MGLLPLPKSLPSIALLWVISLLLMISSTTPFASGGVDADDDDDGKLSAYEVLANYDFPIGILPVGVTGYELNRETGEFSAYLNGTCKYDIESYTLEYKPTITGVISKGRLSKLKGVRVHVLFFWLNIVEVTRDGDDLYFSVGIASASFSIDNFEECPQCGCGFDCNKLKHGLVSSS from the coding sequence ATGGGTTTGCTTCCGCTTCCAAAATCTTTACCTTCAATAGCTCTTTTATGGGTAATTTCTTTACTTCTTATGATTTCTTCTACAACCCCTTTTGCCTCCGGTGGTGTTGAtgctgatgatgatgatgatggcaAGCTATCAGCATATGAAGTTCTTGCAAATTACGATTTCCCAATCGGTATTCTCCCAGTAGGAGTAACTGGGTACGAGCTAAACAGAGAAACAGGTGAGTTCTCAGCCTATTTGAATGGAACTTGTAAATATGATATCGAATCATACACTCTGGAGTACAAGCCAACGATTACGGGTGTGATCTCCAAAGGCAGGCTCAGTAAATTGAAGGGTGTTAGAGTTCACGTTCTTTTTTTCTGGCTAAATATCGTGGAAGTGACCAGGGATGGCGATGACCTTTATTTCTCTGTTGGGATTGCTTCAGCCAGCTTTTCAATTGACAACTTTGAGGAGTGTCCACAGTGTGGATGTGGGTTTGATTGTAACAAGTTGAAGCATGGTCTTGTTTCTTCTTCTTAG
- the LOC110612730 gene encoding exocyst complex component SEC15B, whose product MHSTKLRRKVAPANGVLDNSADKQDQLLLSAAICNGEDLGSFIRKAFASGKPETLLHNLRQFARSKESEIEEVCKAHYQDFILAVDDLRSLLSDVDSLKSSLSDSNSKLQSVAGPLLTVLDSYIEAQTVSRNVNLALTLIVSCIKLMELCTRANHHLSSGNFYMALKCVDMMETEFLDKTPSSTLKRMLEKKIPEIRSHIERKVSKEFGDWLVEIRVVSRNLGQLAIGQASAARQREEDLRIKQRQAEEQSRLSLRDCVYALQEEDDDDGINGGIGEDVKDGYSSGSGLLGFDLTPVYRAYHIHQTLGLEDRFKQYYFENRKLQLTSDFQVSSMTPFLESHQTFFAQIAGFFIVEDRILRTGGGLISRMDVENLWETAVSKMCSVIEDHFSRMQTANHLLLIKDYVSLLGVTLRRYGYPVDPLLDVLSKHRDKYHELLLSDCRKQIAEALAADKFEQMLMKKEYEYSMNVLSFQIQTSDIVPAFPYVAPFSSTVPDCCRIVRSFIEDSVSFMSYGGQLDFFDVVKKYLDRLLSEVLDEALLKLINTSVHGVSQAMQVSANMAVMERACDFFVRHAAQLSGIPLRMAERARRQFPLNKARDAAEEMLCGLLKQKVDGFMTLIENVNWMADEPVQSGNEYVNEVIIYLETLVSTAQQILPVNVLKRVLQEVLSHISETIVGALFGDSVKRFNINAIMGIDVDIRLLESFADNLASLFSEGDVNQLKTALAESRQLTNLLLSNHPENFLNPVIRERSYNTLDYRKVMTISEKLRDPSDRLFGTFGSRGSRQNAKKKSLDALIKRLKDVN is encoded by the coding sequence ATGCATTCCACAAAGCTCCGCCGGAAAGTGGCTCCGGCCAACGGAGTCCTTGACAATTCCGCCGACAAGCAAGACCAGCTTCTACTCTCCGCAGCTATCTGCAACGGCGAGGATCTCGGTTCTTTTATCCGCAAGGCCTTCGCTTCCGGTAAGCCCGAGACACTCCTCCACAATCTCCGCCAGTTTGCTCGCTCCAAAGAGTCAGAAATTGAGGAAGTTTGCAAAGCTCACTACCAAGACTTCATTCTAGCCGTCGATGATCTTAGATCCTTGCTCTCCGACGTCGATTCGTTGAAATCTTCACTTTCCGATTCCAACTCCAAGCTTCAGTCCGTCGCTGGCCCCCTATTAACGGTTCTCGACTCCTACATCGAAGCTCAAACCGTCTCTCGCAATGTGAACTTAGCTCTTACCTTGATTGTGTCCTGTATTAAGCTCATGGAGCTTTGTACCAGAGCCAACCATCACTTATCCAGCGGTAATTTCTACATGGCCTTGAAGTGTGTAGACATGATGGAGACCGAGTTTTTGGATAAAACGCCATCGTCAACTTTGAAGCGGATGTTGGAGAAGAAGATTCCTGAGATTCGATCGCATATAGAGAGGAAAGTGAGTAAGGAGTTTGGTGATTGGCTTGTGGAGATCCGAGTAGTGAGTCGGAATCTGGGGCAGTTAGCGATAGGTCAAGCCTCTGCTGCGAGGCAGCGAGAAGAGGACCTGAGAATCAAGCAGAGGCAAGCTGAAGAACAAAGTCGTCTCAGCTTGCGAGATTGCGTCTATGCTTTGCAAGAGGAAGATGATGACGATGGGATTAATGGTGGGATCGGAGAAGATGTTAAGGATGGGTATAGCAGTGGTAGTGGATTGCTAGGGTTTGATTTGACTCCAGTATATAGGGCTTATCATATACATCAGACGTTAGGGCTTGAAGATCGGTTTAAGCAGTACTATTTTGAGAATAGGAAGCTTCAATTGACTTCAGATTTTCAGGTATCTTCCATGACCCCGTTTCTTGAATCTCATCAAACTTTTTTTGCACAAATTGCTGGGTTCTTTATAGTAGAAGATCGCATTTTGAGGACTGGAGGGGGTCTCATTTCGAGAATGGACGTTGAGAATTTGTGGGAGACTGCTGTTAGTAAGATGTGTTCAGTGATAGAAGATCATTTTTCTAGGATGCAAACTGCAAATCATCTGTTGTTGATTAAGGATTATGTGAGTTTGCTTGGAGTGACTTTGCGCAGATATGGCTATCCTGTGGATCCTTTATTAGATGTTTTGAGCAAGCACAGGGATAAGTACCATGAGTTGCTGTTGTCTGATTGTCGTAAGCAGATTGCTGAGGCACTTGCTGCTGATAAGTTTGAGCAGATGTTGATGAAAAAAGAGTATGAATATTCAATGAATGTGCTTTCATTTCAGATACAGACTTCAGATATTGTACCAGCTTTTCCTTACGTTGCACCCTTTTCATCCACAGTACCAGATTGTTGTCGAATTGTGCGGTCCTTTATTGAAGATTCTGTGAGTTTTATGTCTTACGGTGGGcagcttgatttctttgatgtTGTTAAGAAGTATTTGGATCGGCTTTTGAGTGAGGTTCTGGATGAAGCTTTACTGAAACTTATAAATACGTCAGTCCATGGGGTTTCCCAAGCTATGCAGGTTTCAGCAAATATGGCGGTGATGGAACGTGCTTGTGATTTCTTTGTTCGTCATGCTGCACAGCTTTCTGGCATTCCCTTGAGAATGGCAGAGAGGGCTAGGAGGCAATTTCCGCTAAACAAAGCTCGTGATGCAGCAGAAGAGATGCTATGTGGGTTGCTTAAACAGAAGGTTGATGGTTTCATGACATTGATCGAGAACGTGAACTGGATGGCTGACGAGCCCGTACAGAGTGGTAATGAATATGTGAATGAAGTCATAATTTATTTGGAGACCCTGGTTTCTACTGCTCAGCAAATTTTGCCGGTTAATGTTCTCAAAAGGGTTTTACAAGAAGTTCTTTCTCATATATCAGAGACGATTGTCGGGGCATTGTTTGGCGACTCTGTTAAGAGGTTCAATATAAATGCTATCATGGGCATTGATGTGGATATCCGACTGTTGGAATCTTTTGCGGATAATCTAGCTTCTTTATTCTCTGAGGGAGATGTAAATCAGTTGAAAACAGCACTTGCTGAGTCAAGGCAGTTGACTAATTTGCTTTTGAGCAATCACCCTGAGAATTTTTTGAACCCTGTAATTAGGGAGAGGAGCTACAATACGTTGGATTATAGGAAAGTAATGACTATATCAGAGAAGTTGAGAGATCCTTCAGATAGACTGTTTGGAACATTTGGGAGCAGGGGATCTAGGCAGAACGCAAAGAAGAAATCTTTGGATGCTTTGATAAAAAGACTCAAGGATGTCAACTGA